CCGGCGACGTGGTCGTCCGCTACGGCCCCGCCTGAACCTTCTCCAGCCGGCGCTCCTCGGGCCCGGCCCGGGCCCGGTCGAGGAACCTTCCGGCCGCACCCTCGGAGAGGCCCCTTCGCGACCCGGACCTCGCCCTCGCACCTTGGCCCGTGGCCCTCGTCGAGGCCGCGCCCACGCCGCGGCGCGAGACGTGGCCCCGGGGTGGGGTGGGGCTGTCCCCACCCCCGGCGCGGGGCAGGCACCACCGGGCGGTCGGTGGCCGGCGCCATCGAAGGCGCCGGCCGGTTCCCGGACGATGGGTGGAGCACGCCGACGACTGCCCGAGGAGGCCGACCGTGCCCACCACCGCCCCCATCGCCACCCCCGCTCCCCCGGGGCCCGACCCGGCCCGCACCTCCGCCGTCCGGGCCTTCCTGGTCCGTAAGGTCTACGGGTCCGGTCCCGCCGCCGTGACCGCCCTGGACGACGTCACCGTGGGGGTGGCCCGGGGCAGCTTCGTGGCCGTCATGGGCCCGTCCGGCTCGGGCAAGTCCACGCTGCTCCACTGCCTGGCCGGCCTCGACACGGTCACCTCCGGCTCCATCGAGATCGCCGGTGTCGACCTCTCGACCCTGCCGGACCGGGAGCTGACGAGGTTGCGCCGCGACCGCGTCGGCTTCGTGTTCCAGTCGTTCAACCTGGTGCCCACGCTGACCGCGGCCGAGAACATGACCCTGCCGGCCCTGCTGGCCGGGCGGAAGGTCGACCCGGCCTGGATGGCCGAGGTGGTGACGGCCGTCGGCCTCGGCGACCGCCTCGACCACAAGCCCTCCGAGCTCTCCGGCGGCCAGCAGCAGCGGGTGGCCGTGGCCCGGGCCCTGCTGGCCCGGCCCGAGGTGACCTTCGCCGACGAGCCCACCGGCAACCTCGACTCCCGGGCCGGGGGCGAGGTGCTCGGCTTCCTGCGCCGGGCGGTCGACGCCATGGGCCAGACCGTGGTGATGGTGACCCACGACCCGGTCGCCGCGGCCCACGCCGACCGTGTCCTGTTCCTGGCCGATGGAGCCCTCGTCGACGAGATGTCCGACCCCACCGCCGCCCGCGTGCTCGACCGCCTGAAGCGCTTCGGCGACTGACCCAGCCCGCCCGCCGATCCCCGACCCGAGGAAGAACCCCATGTTGCGCATCGCGCTCCGCACCCTGCGGGCCCACGCCCGCCGCTTCACCTCCACCGTCGTCGCCGTGGCCATCGGCATCGCCTTCCTGGCCGGCGTCCTGGTCCTGGTGGCCACGTTCCAACGGAACTTCGACGACATGTTCACCACCGGCGCGGCCGGGACCGACGCCGCCGTCCGCTCCGACAGCGCCATCGACCTCGGCTTCGGCGACGCGGCCCGGGGGGAGGTCGACGCCTCGCTGGCCGAGGTCATCTCCGGGGTCGACGGGGTGGCCCAGGTCGCCCCGGTCCGCAGTGGCACGGCCCAGATCGAGGGGACCGACGGCGAGATCATCGGCGGGGGCGGCCCGCCCCAGGTCGGGTCCCAGTGGGTCGCGGTGCCAGCCCTCAACCCCTGGCGGATCACCGACGGCCGGGCCCCCGCCGGCCCGGAGGAGGTCGTGATCGACCGGGCCTCGTCCCGCCAGGGTGACCTGGAGGTGGGCGACACCACCCGGGTCTTCACCCCCGAGCCGCTGGAGGTCACCGTGGTCGGCGTCGCCACCTACGGCACGGCCGACTCCTCCGGGCCCCTGACCCAGGCCCTGTTCAGCGAGGAGGGCGCCGTCGCCCACCTGGGCGGCACCGCCGGCCACGTGGACAGCTTCCTGGTGGCGGCCGAGGAGGACGTGAGCCAGGAGCAGGTCACGGCGGCCGTCGAGCGGGCCCTGCCCGAGGGCACCGAGGCCGTGACCGGCGCCGTGCTGACCGAGGAGAGCCAGCAGATCGGCCGCGACTTCGTCGGCGTGCTGCGCCCGGCGTTGCTGGCCTTCGCCCTCATCGCCCTGGTCGTGGGGGCCTTCAGCATCTACAACACGTTCGCCATCGTGGTGGCTCAACGGACCCGTGACGCCGCCCTGCTGCGGGCTCTGGGCGCCTCCCGGGCCCAGGTGATCGGCTCGACCCTGGTCGAGGCCACCGTCGTGGGGCTGGTCGGGGCGGCCCTCGGGCTGCTGGCCGGCATCGGCCTGGCCGCCGGGATGAGCGCGCTGATGGCCGGCTTCACGGGCATGAGCTCGTCGTCGCTGGTGATCACCGCCGTCACCGTGGCCACTGCCTTGGTCGTGGGCACCGGCGTCACCGTGGTCTCGGCCCTCCTGCCGGCCCGCCGGGCCTCCAAGGTCCCCCCGGTGGCTGCCCTCCGGGACGTGGCCGTGGACGGGGGCCGGGTCGGTCGCACCCGCACCGTGGCCGGGCTGGTCCTGCTGGCCGTCGGCGTGGCCCTCGGCGCCGCCGTGGTGGCGGGCAGCTCCAGCACCGCGGTGGCCGGTGGCGGGGCGGCCCTCCTGCTCCTGGCGGCCATCGTCTTGGCCCCCGGCGCCGCCGGTCCCCTGGTGCGGGTGGTGGGCGCGCCCCTGGCCCGGCTCCGGGGCGTGACCGGGCTGATGGCCCGCCGCAACGCGGTGCGCAACCCCCGCCGCACCGGCAGCACGGCCACCGCCCTGATCATCGGCGTGGCCGTGGTGGGGCTCTTCACCGTGGTCGCCTCGTCGCTCCAGGCCTCGCTCGACCGCATCGTCGACGAGCAGATCGCCGGTGACGTGGTGGTCTCGGGTCCCGAGGTCGACGGCTTCGTGGGCCTGGCCCCGTCGCTCCAGCAGCGGCTGGCCGGCCTGCCCGAGACGGGGGCGGCGGTGGGCATCGGGTCCATGCCGGCCACCGTCGACGGGGAGGACGACTTCCTCAACTTCGCCGACGCCGCCGGCCTCGACCGGGTGATCGACCTGGACGTCACCCGGGGCCGGCCCGCCGAGCTGGGGCCGGGGGCCATCGCCGTCTCCCAGGGCTACGCCGAGGACCACGGGCTGGGCCTGGGCGACACGTTGCCGGTGCGCTACATCGACGGCCAGGCCGAGGATCTCACCGTCGGCCTGGTGTACGAGACCACCACCCTGGCCGGCCCGTACTTCGTGGACACGGCCACGGTGACGCCCCACGCCCCGCAGGTGGGGCCGACCCAGATGCTGCTGAAGGCGGCCCCCGGGGTGAGCCCCGAGCAGCTCGAGGAAGCGGCCCAGGCCGCGGCGGCCGACTGGCCCGGGAGCACCATCGAGACCCGGGCCGAGTTCGCCGAGACCCAGGGTCGCAGCGTCGACCAGATGCTGATGCTGATCTACGTGCTGCTGGCCCTGTCCATCGGCATCGCCCTGATGGGCATCGCCAACACCATCTCGTTGGCCACCCTGGAGCGTCGCCACGAGCTGGGCCTGCTCCGGGCCGTGGGCCAGACCCGCCGCCAGGTGCGATCCATGGTCCGCTGGGAGGCGATCATGGTCTCGTCGCTGGGCACGCTGGTCGGCCTGGCCGTGGGCGTGGCCGGGGCCTGGATGGTGGTCAGCGCGGCCGGCTCGGACTTCGACCAGGTGGCCGTCCCCCTCCAGCCGCTGGCCACCATCGCCCTGATCGGGGCGGCGGCCGGGGTGCTGGCCTCGGCCCGCCCCGCGGCCCGGGCCGCTCGCACCGACGTGCTCACCGCCATCGCCGCCGGGTAGGCCGGCCGTTCGCGGTGCCGGTCGCCCCGGGCCGGCACCGCCCTCCTCCCCGGCCGCCCCCTCCTCGGGTGGGCGGCCGGGGAACCGCCAGCTCCCGGGGCCGGCCGGCCGGCCCTCACCGCCCCGGACCGATGGGGCCCTCTCGTTCGGGATGCGTCGTCTCGTTTCGGGATACCGTCCGCGCCGTGGAGCCGTCGACCCCGCTGACCGACGAGGAGGCCATGGGCGTGGCCCTGGCCGAGGCCGAGGTCGCCGCGGCCCGGGGCGAGGTGCCGGTGGGGGCGGCGGTGGTCCTGGACGGCCGGGTGGTGGCCCGGCGGGGCAACGAGCGCGAGGCCTCCGGCGACCCCACCGCCCACGCCGAGGTGCTGGCCCTGCGGGACGCCGCCGCCGCGGTGGGCGACCGCCGCCTGCGGGAGGCCACCCTGGTGGCCACGCTGGAGCCCTGCCCGCTGTGCGCCGGGGCGGCGTGGGCGGCCCAGGTGGGCCGGATCGTGTTCGGGGCCGACGACCCCCGGGCCGGGGCCACCGGGTCGCTCTACAACGTGGCCGTGGACGTGCGCCTCAACCACACCTCGGAGGTCACGGCCGGGGTCCGGGCCGTCGAGTGCGCCGCCCTGCTCACCGCCTTCTTCGCTGCCCGGCGCTGACGCCGTCGCCCCGTCTCCTGGCCGGCCGCCGGGGGCGACCGGCTAACGTCTCCCGACGGAGGGTTGCCAGAGCGGACGAATGGGACGGTCTCGAAAACCGTTGTGGTGTCACAGCCACCGTGGGTTCAAATCCCACACCCTCCGCTCGAGACCCGGGTCCGCCCCGGGTCGCTCGTGAGGCCAGGGCCGCAGCCCGGGGCCCGGCTCCGCCGGTCACCCGCTGCGGCCCTCCTCGCGCCCCCGGCCGGGATCCCGCCGAACCCCCGCCGCGACGGGTTCGGCCGCCCGTAGCCTGGGCCGGCCATGCACCACGGACCGTCGATCCTCTGGGGGATGTCCCGCTCGGACCCGTCGTCCCTGAGCGGCGTCCACCTCGAGAAGGGCCTGGTGCGGCGCGTCTGGTCCTTCGCCCGGCCCTACCGGTCCCGGACGCTGGCCTTCCTGGCCATCATCGTGGTCGAGGCCCTGCTGGGCCTGGCCACCCCGCTGCTGATCCGCCAGATCGTGGACCACGCCCTCCCCCAGGGGGGCCGGCCCGCGGATGCCGACCTGCTCACCTGGTGCGCGGCCGGCATGGCCATCGCCGCCCTGGCCGGGGCGGCCCTGTCGCTGGTGGAGCGGGGCCTGTCGGCCACCATCGGCGAGGGCCTCATCTTCGACCTGCGGGCCGCGGTGTTCGACCACGTGCAGCGCATGCCCGTCGCCTTCTTCACCCGGACCCAGACCGGGGCCCTCGTCTCCCGGCTCAACAACGACGTCATCGGGGCCCAGCGGGCCGTCACCCAGACCCTGGGCTCGGTGGTGTCCAACGTGGTGGTGCTGGTCACCACCCTGACCGCCATGGCCGTGTTGGAGTGGCGGCTGACCCTGGTGTCGCTCCTGCTGCTGCCCCTGTTCGTGGTGCCGGCCAAGCGGGTGGGCCGCCGGCTCCAGTCCATCACCCGGGAGTCGTTCGACCTCAACGCCTCCATGAACACGACCATGACCGAGCGGTTCAACGTGTCGGGCGCCACCCTGGTGAAGCTGTTCGGCCGGGCCGAGGACGAGTCGGCCGGGTTCACCGAGCGAGCCGGGCGGGTGCGCGACATAGGGGTGCGCTCGGCCATGTACAGCCGCACCTTCCTGGTGGCCCTGACCCTGGTCGGGGCCCTGGGCACGGCGGTCATCTACCTGCTGGGCGGGCGGCTGGTGATCTCCGGCGCCATCACGCTGGGGACCCTGGTGGCCCTGGGCGCCTTCGTGGCCCAGATCTACGGGCCCCTCACCCAGCTCACCAACGCCCGGATCGACGTGATGAGCGCCTTCGTCTCCTTCGACCGGGTGTTCGAGGTGCTCGACGCCCCCCGGGCCGTCGATGACCGGCCCGGCGCCGTGGACCTGGTCGAGCCGGCCGGCCACGTCCGCTTCGACCACGTCGACTTCCGCTACCCGGCGGCCGCCGAGGTGTCGATCGCCTCCCTGGAGTCCGACGCCGGGGCTCCCCTCGGCCTGGAGGCCTCGCAGGAGGTCCTCCACGACGTCACCCTCGACGTCCCGCCGGGGTCCACGGTGGCGCTGGTCGGCCCCTCGGGGGCGGGCAAGACCAGCCTGGCCGGCCTGGTGCCCCGGCTCTACGACGTGACCGGCGGCGCGGTGAGGGTGGACGGCCTCGACGTGCGGGACCTGACCCAGCACTCGCTGCGGGCCGCCATCGGCGTGGTCACCCAGGACCCGCACCTGTTCCACGAGTCCATCGCCGCCAACCTCCGCTACGCCCGCCCCGGCGCCTCCGACGAGGAGCTGGTGGCGGCGTGCCGGGCGGCTCGCATCCACGGCACGGTGGCCGCCATGCCCGACGGCTACGCCACCGTGGTGGGCGAGCGCGGCTACCGCATGTCGGGGGGTGAGAAGCAACGGTTGGCCATCGCCCGCATGCTGCTGAAGGACCCTCGCATCGTCATCCTGGACGAGGCCACCAGCCACCTCGACACCGAGAACGAGGCGGCGGTGCAGGCCGCCCTGTCCGAGGCCCTGGATGGCCGCACCGCCCTGGTCATCGCCCACCGCCTCTCGACCATCGTCGACGCCGACCTCATCGTGGTGCTCGACCGGGGCCGTGTCGTCGAGCGGGGCGACCACGCCAGCCTGCTGGCCACCGACGGCCTCTACGCCGAGCTGTACCGCACCCTGCTGCGGGGCGAGCGGCTTCCCTCCTCGCCCGTGGTGGCGGCCGAGCCGGGACCAGCCGATCCGGAGCCCGCCGAGCCCCAGCTGTCCTGACCGGGAGCGGGCGGGCGCCGAACGGCCCGCCGCCGACCGGTCGCTCGATGCCCCCACTGGGCAAGGCCGTCGGGACGGCGCCGCCGGGCCAGCGGGGCGAGCGGCAGCGGGTGGTCGACGGGCCCCGGGCGGGCTCCTACGGTGCGGGTCGTGCAGGACGCCCTGTTCGGCTCCGACGCCGTCGTCGACCCCACCTGGACCGTCGCCGAGCTCACCCGCGCCATCGGCAAGGTCGTCGAGCAGGCCTTCCCGGGCGAGGTCTGGGTGCGGGGCGAGATCCGCGACCTGCCGCCCCCCGGTGACGCCCGCCGCACCCGCCCCCACCTCTACTTCGACCTGATCGAGCCGGGGCCGCCGGGGGCCCGCCCGGGGGCGGTGCTGCCCGTGGTGCTGTGGTCCACCGATCGCAAGCGGGTCAACGCCGAGCTGAGGCGCTCGGGCATCCGGGTCAGCGCCATGGACAGCGGCGTGGACGTGCGCATCCGGGGCCGGATCCGCTGGTGGGCGCCGGGGGGCCGGGTCCAGCTCCAGATGACCGGCATCGACCCCGAGTACACCCTGGGCCGGCTGGCCGCCGATCGGGCCGCGGTGGTGGCGGCCCTGGCCGCCGATGGCCTGCTCGACCGCAACGCCGCCCTGCCGCTGCCCCTGGTGCCGGAGCGGGTGGGGCTGGTGACCAGCCTGGGTAGCGCGGCCCACGCCGACGTGCGCCGGGTGCTGGAGACGGCGGGCCTGGCCCACCTCCTGGTCGAGGTGGACACGAGGACCCAGGGGCCCGACACCGTCACCACCGTGCCCCGGGCCCTGGCCGCGGCGGTGGCGGCCGGGGCCGAGCTGGTGCTGCTGGTGCGGGGGGGCGGATCGCGGGTGGAGCTGGCCTGGTTCGACGACGAGGCCGTGGCCCGGGCCGTGGCCACCTGCCCCGTCCCCGTGCTCACCGGCATCGGCCACGAGATCGACGACAGCGTGGCCGACCGGGTGGCCCACACCGCCTGCCCCACGCCCACGGCGGCCGCGGTCGAGGTGGTGGCGGCCGTGGCCCGGGCCCGGGACCGGGCCGAGGGGGCGTGGGCCGCCATCGGGGTCACCGCGCGCCGGGCGCTGGCCCAGCGCGTGGTGTCGCTGGCCACGACGGGGCGGCACACGGCCACCGTCACCGGCGCCACCCTCCGAGCCGCTGACGCCCACCTCCTCTCGGCCAGCCGGCGGGTGCACCGGGCCGGCCCCACGGCGCTGGCGGTGGCCGGGCGCCGCCTCGACGACGTGGCCGGGGCCGTGGGCCGCGACGCCCGGCGCGACCTGGCCGGGGCCGGGCGGCGCCTGGACGCCGCCGCCGGGGTGGTGGCGCGGCGAGCCGGGCCGGCCCTCGACCGACGCCACCGCGACCTCGAGGCGCGAGAGGCCCGGGTGCGGGCCTCGGACCCGGCGCTGGCCCTGGCCCGGGGCTGGTCCATCACCTACGGGCCGGGTGGGAGCCTGGTCCGCGACCCCGGCGCGCTGGCCCCGGGCGACGAGCTGCACACGGTGGTGGCGGCGGGGACGGTCCACAGCCGGGTGGAGCGGGCCGAGCCGGTGGCCACGGGCCGGGCGGCCGATGCCGGTGCGGGCGACCCCGATGGGGGAGGATCGACCGGTGCCTGACCCCGAGACCACCGACGCCGGACCCGAGCCGGCCAGCTACGCCGAGGCCACCGCGGAGCTGGAGGCCATCCTGGCCGAGATCGAGGACGACTCGGTGGACGTCGACGTCCTGACCCGGAAGGTGGCCCGGGCCGCCCTCCTCATCCGGTGGTGCCGGGGCCGGATCGACGGGGCCCGGGTCGACGTCGAGCGCATCGTGGCCGAGATCGATCCCGAGCCCTGAGGGGGGACGCACCGGGGCCGGTCGTTTGCCGGCCAGGGACCACGGGTACGGCTCGCACCATGGCGGCCCCCACCACGGCGGCGGCATCGCCTCCACGGTCCGCCGCGACCCCCTCCCCCGAACCACATCACGTCCTGGTCGCCACCGCCCTGGCCACCGGGCCGGAGGCACCGGCCCAGGCCCGTCAGGTCGTGCGTGACCTGCTGGCCCAGGGCCGACGGCCCGAGCTGTCGGACATGGCGTGCCTGCTCACCAGCGAGCTGGTGAGCAACGCGGTGGTCCACGGGGAGGGCAACCCGGTCGAGCTGGTGGTCGACCTCGACCAGCGCCGCCTCTCGGTCCAGGTGGGGGACGCCTCGGCCGGAGAGCCGGTCCCGGTCCTCGCCGGTCCCCTGTCCACCTCGGGCCGGGGCCTGGCCATGGTCGACCACCTGGCCGACTCCTGGGGCGTCACCCGGCGCCGGCGGGGCAAGTCGGTCTGGTTCGCCCTGGCCAACCCGGCCTGACCGCCCCCTGACCCCCCGGTCCCCGCCCCACCGGGCGCCGGGGCCGGTCCACACCCGTCCGGCCGGGTGCCAGACTCTCGGCCGACCCCTCCCTGGAGAGCCCTGTGCCCGACGAGATCCCCGGCGACGAGATCACCCTCACCCTCCCGGCAGCACCGGAGTTCGTCCGCATCGCGCGGCTGACCAGCGCCGGCCTGGCCACCCGGATCGGCATGGGCTACGACGAGGTCGAGGACCTGCGGATCGCGGTGGGCGAGGCGTGCTCGCTGCTCATCGGCGACGGCTCCCGGCCCGGCGCCCTGACCCTCACCTTCACCCTGGGGCCGGACACCGTCGCCGTCGACATCGCCGGTGGGCTGGCGGGACCGGGCCGGGCCACCGATCCCGACACGGAGCTGTCGGACCAGATCCTCGACGCCGTGGTCGACGACCACCGCGTCGACCTCACCGGCGACCGGGTCTGGATCGCCAAGCGCCACGGCGGGCCGGGGCCGGCGGGACCGGGGGACGGATGAGCCTGGACGGTGACGAGCGGGAGCACCTCCGCGAGCAGTTCCGGGAGTTCCAGCGCACGGGCGATCGGACCATCCGCGACGGGCTGATCGAGGCCCACCTGCGCCTGGCCGAGCACCTGGCCCGCCGGTTCAACAACCGGGGGGTCCCCCTGGAGGACCTCATCCAGGTGGCGTCCCTGGGCCTGGTCAAGGCGGTGGAGCGCTTCGAGCCGGAGCGGGGCCTGGAGTTCTCCACCTTCGCCACCCCCACCATCGTGGGCGAGCTCAAGCGCCACTTCCGCGACAAGGGCTGGGCCGTGCGGGTGCCGCGGCGGGTGCAGGAGCTCCACGTCGAGATCAACAGCCTGGTCGGCGCCCTGACCCAGCGGCTCGGCCGCTCGCCCACCATCGAGGAGTTGGCCCGGGCGTCGGGCACCTCCGAGGAGGAGGTCCTGGAGGCCATGGAGGCGGCCCAGGCCTACCGGTCGGCCTCGATCGACGCGCCGGCCGGCGGCGACGACTCCGGCCTGGGCCTGGCCGGCCAGCTCGGTGACGAGGATGCCAACCTGTTCGCGGCCGAGAACCGCATGCTGGTGGCCACGCTGGTCGACACGCTGCCCAAGCGGGAGCAGCTCATCATGCGGCTCCGGTTCTACGACGGCATGACCCAGTCCCAGATCGCCGAGCGCCTGGGCATCAGCCAGATGCACGTGTCGCGCCTCCTGGCTCGCAGCCTGGCCCAGTTGCGGGACCGGCTGGAGCACGAGGGCCTGGCCTGAGCCCCCGGCCCGTCAGCGGCCGGTCGAGCCGAAACCGCCGCTGTTCCGGTGGGATCCGGGGAGCGCCTCGCCCGGCGTGAACGTCGCCCGCTCGACGGCCTGGATGACCAGCTGGGCGATGCGGTCGCCCCGGCGCACCTGGTAGTCGTGGTCGGGGTCCAGGTTGACGAGCAGCACCTTCACCTCGTCGCGGTAGCCGCAGTCGATGAGGCCGGGCGTGTTGAGGCAGGTCACCCCGTGGCGCAGGGCCAGCCCGCTGCGAGGCTGCACGAACCCGGCGTGGCCGGCCGGCAGGGCCAGGGCGATGCCGGTGGGCACCAGGTCCCGGCCCCCCCCGGCGACCAGGAGCACGTCGTGCCGGGCGTGGAGGTCGGCGCCGGCATCGCCCTCGTGTGCGTAGGAGGGCAGCGGCAGGTCGGGGTCGAGGCGGATGACGGGCACGTGCAGCACCGGCGCATCTTGGCCGACCCGGCCCGGGCCGTCGACGGCCGACGCCACCAGGGCGCGCCGCCGGCACGTACGATCCCCCCCGTGCTGGTGTGGATGGACCTGGAGATGACGGGGCTCGACCCGGAGCGGTGCGCCATCGTCGAGATCGCCACCCTGGTCACCGACGACGACCTGACCGTGGTGGCCGAGGGTCCCGACCTGGTCATCCACCAGCCGCCGGAGGTGCTGGCCGGCATGGAGGCCGTGGTGCGGTCCATGCACACCCGCTCGGGCCTGCTGCCGGCCATCCAGGCCTCGACCACCACCCTGGAGCAGGCCGGCGCCGAGACCCTGGCCTTCATCAGGGAGCACGTGCCCGAGCGGCGCACCGTCCCCCTGTGCGGCAACTCCATCGGGACCGATCGCCGCTTCCTGGCTCGGTACCTGCCCGACATCGAGGGCTGGCTGCACTACCGCTCGGTGGACGTCTCCACCCTCAAGGAGCTGACCCGGCGCTGGTACCCGGGCCTGCTGGAGGAGACGCCCCGGAAGCAGACCAGCCACCGGGCCCTGGACGACATCCGGGAAAGCATCGACGAGCTGCGCTTCTACCGCCAGCGCATCTTCCGGGCCGAGGCCACGCCCAAGGCGCCATGAGGCCCGCCGGCCCGGCCGGCGGAAAATCGCTTGACGAGCCGCGACCGGTGCGGTTCGATGACCGGGCGCCCGGACCGCCCGGGCGCAGGCCCTTCCCGGCCCTTCCGAGCCCGAGGACCCCGATGCTGAACCGCAGCGACCAGGTCGAGCGCACCGCCGCCGCCGGTAGCACGCGCTCGTTCGCCGGGTACGCGCCGTCGGATGCCTCCGGTGCCGGGACCGTGTGGGGTCGCGTGTGGACCGCCATGCCGTCCATCGTGATCCCGACCACCAAGCGGCACGACCACAACCCTGCCCCATGGCCTGAGGAGGCGGTTCCCCGATAGGGAGCAGCCACTGAAACCTCCGAAGGCCGTCGGGATCTCCCGGCGGCCTTTCTGGTTTTCGGGCCCGGTCCCTCCCCTTCCCCACCCTTGCCTTCCCCCACCTCACCCGCCCCCACCACCCCACGACGACGACGACCGAGGAGAGACCAGTGACCGTGCTCGATGACCTGCAGGAGGCTGCGGAGGACCGCTCGTGGTGGGCCGATGCCCGCTGCGACGACGGGGCCGGCTCGCTCTCGGGCCTGTTCTTCTCCGAGGAGCTCCAGGACATCGCCGCCGCCAAGGGCATCTGCGCCCTGTGCCCGGTGATGGAGGAGTGCCTCGCCGGCGCCCTGGCCCGCCGGGAGCCGTGGGGCGTGTGGGGCGGCCAGCTGTTCCGCAACGGCCGCATCCTGGCCACCAAGCGCCGGCGGGGACGGCCCCCGAAGGTGGCCCGTCCCGAGGACGAGCTGCCCCAGGTGCCCGTCCCGGCCGCCCTGGCCGACGTCGTGGTCCGCCGCACGGCGTGACCCGGCCCGGGGCCGATCCGTCCGGTCCGACCGGCTGGATCGGCCCCCCGGGGTCGGTGCTAGGTTGCACCGGCCCCACCAGGGGTGCTGGTCCCGTGGTGCAGTTTGGAGTGCACGCCGGCCTGTCAAGCCGGAGGTCGCGGGTTCAAATCCCGTCGGGACCGCCACTGCCGTCGTCGCCACACCCGGCGGCAGCACGGCCGGATAGCTCAGTTGGCAGAGCGCACGCCTGAAAAGCGTGAGGTCACCGGATCGACGCCGGTTCCGGCCACCAGATCGAGCAGCCCCCGCCTCAGCGGGTGCGGCACACCCCGTCGGCCACCGCGGCGCCGGCCACGGCCGCCGCCACCAGCTCGACCACGGCCTTCTCGAACACGGAGGGCACGATGAGCTCGGGGCCGAGCTCGTCCTCCGGGACGGCGGAGGCGATGGCCTCGGCCGCCGCCACCTTCATGCCCTCGGTGATGGTGGTGGCCCCCGCGTCCAGGGCCCCCCGGAAGATGCCCGGGAAGGCCAGCACGTTGTTGATCTGGTTGGGGTAGTCGCTGCGGCCGGTGGCCATCACCGCCACCAGGCCGGCCGCCACCTCCGGCCGGATCTCCGGGTCGGGGTTGGCCATGGCGAAGACGATGGGGTCCGAGGCCATCTTCCGCAGGTCGTCGGCGTGGAGGAGGTCGGGGGCGGACACGCCGATGAACACGTCGGCCCCGGGCAGCACCTCGGACAGCGACCCCGACGCCCCGTTGGGGTTGGTGAGCTCGGCGAAGGCCCGCTTGGCCGAGTTCAGGTCCTGGCGCTCGCGGGTGACGGCGCCCTTGCTGTCGCAGCCGATGACGTCGCGCACCCCGGCGGCCATGAGGATCTTGGCGATGGCCACCCCGGCGGCGCCGGCGCCGGAGATCACCACCCGGAGCTCGTCCATGTGCTTGCCGACGATCTTGAGCGAGTTCTCCAGGGCGGCCAGGGTCACCACCGCGGTGCCGTGCTGGTCGTCGTGGAAGACGGGGATGTCGAGCCGCTCGCGGAGCCGCTCCTCGACCTCGAAGCAGGCCGGGGCGGCGATGTCCTCCAGGTTGATGCCGCCGTAGACGGGGGCGATGCGGACCACCGTCTCGACGATGGCGTCGACCTTGGCCTCGGGCGTGGTGGCATCGGTGGTGTCGATGCAGACCGGGAAGGCGTCGACGTCGGCGAAGCTCTTGAACAGGAGGGCCTTGCCCTCCATCACCGGCAGCGAGGCCTCGGGGCCGATGTCGCCCAGGCCCAGCACCGCGGTGCCGTCGGTGACGATGGCGACGGTGTTCTTCTTGATGGTGAGCTCGTGGGCCAGGTGGGGCTCGGTGGCGATGGCGGTGCAGATGCGGGCCACCCCCGGCGTGTAGGCCATGGAGAGGTCGTCGCGGTCGTTGACCTCGACGGTGGCCAGCACGTGGATCTTGCCGCCGGCGTGCATCTCGAAGGTGCGGTCGGCGAAGTCCAGGATCTCGACGCCCTCGAGCCGGGTGAGGGCCTCGCGCACCTTCTCGATGTGGGCGGCGTCGCTGCAGTTGACCACCACGTCCTCGTCGAGGACGGGGCCCTTGGCCTCGAAGCCGTGGAGCCCGACGATGTTGGCGCCGATCTCCCCCAGCGCCACCGACAGCCGACCCAGGGCGCCGGGCACGTTGGGCAGCCGGACGCGGAGGCGCACGGAGTAGG
Above is a genomic segment from Acidimicrobiales bacterium containing:
- the xseA gene encoding exodeoxyribonuclease VII large subunit; its protein translation is MQDALFGSDAVVDPTWTVAELTRAIGKVVEQAFPGEVWVRGEIRDLPPPGDARRTRPHLYFDLIEPGPPGARPGAVLPVVLWSTDRKRVNAELRRSGIRVSAMDSGVDVRIRGRIRWWAPGGRVQLQMTGIDPEYTLGRLAADRAAVVAALAADGLLDRNAALPLPLVPERVGLVTSLGSAAHADVRRVLETAGLAHLLVEVDTRTQGPDTVTTVPRALAAAVAAGAELVLLVRGGGSRVELAWFDDEAVARAVATCPVPVLTGIGHEIDDSVADRVAHTACPTPTAAAVEVVAAVARARDRAEGAWAAIGVTARRALAQRVVSLATTGRHTATVTGATLRAADAHLLSASRRVHRAGPTALAVAGRRLDDVAGAVGRDARRDLAGAGRRLDAAAGVVARRAGPALDRRHRDLEAREARVRASDPALALARGWSITYGPGGSLVRDPGALAPGDELHTVVAAGTVHSRVERAEPVATGRAADAGAGDPDGGGSTGA
- the xseB gene encoding exodeoxyribonuclease VII small subunit, coding for MPDPETTDAGPEPASYAEATAELEAILAEIEDDSVDVDVLTRKVARAALLIRWCRGRIDGARVDVERIVAEIDPEP
- a CDS encoding ATP-binding protein, with translation MAAPTTAAASPPRSAATPSPEPHHVLVATALATGPEAPAQARQVVRDLLAQGRRPELSDMACLLTSELVSNAVVHGEGNPVELVVDLDQRRLSVQVGDASAGEPVPVLAGPLSTSGRGLAMVDHLADSWGVTRRRRGKSVWFALANPA
- a CDS encoding SigB/SigF/SigG family RNA polymerase sigma factor, coding for MSLDGDEREHLREQFREFQRTGDRTIRDGLIEAHLRLAEHLARRFNNRGVPLEDLIQVASLGLVKAVERFEPERGLEFSTFATPTIVGELKRHFRDKGWAVRVPRRVQELHVEINSLVGALTQRLGRSPTIEELARASGTSEEEVLEAMEAAQAYRSASIDAPAGGDDSGLGLAGQLGDEDANLFAAENRMLVATLVDTLPKREQLIMRLRFYDGMTQSQIAERLGISQMHVSRLLARSLAQLRDRLEHEGLA
- the dut gene encoding dUTP diphosphatase, which produces MLHVPVIRLDPDLPLPSYAHEGDAGADLHARHDVLLVAGGGRDLVPTGIALALPAGHAGFVQPRSGLALRHGVTCLNTPGLIDCGYRDEVKVLLVNLDPDHDYQVRRGDRIAQLVIQAVERATFTPGEALPGSHRNSGGFGSTGR
- the orn gene encoding oligoribonuclease gives rise to the protein MLVWMDLEMTGLDPERCAIVEIATLVTDDDLTVVAEGPDLVIHQPPEVLAGMEAVVRSMHTRSGLLPAIQASTTTLEQAGAETLAFIREHVPERRTVPLCGNSIGTDRRFLARYLPDIEGWLHYRSVDVSTLKELTRRWYPGLLEETPRKQTSHRALDDIRESIDELRFYRQRIFRAEATPKAP
- a CDS encoding WhiB family transcriptional regulator produces the protein MTVLDDLQEAAEDRSWWADARCDDGAGSLSGLFFSEELQDIAAAKGICALCPVMEECLAGALARREPWGVWGGQLFRNGRILATKRRRGRPPKVARPEDELPQVPVPAALADVVVRRTA